The Methanoregula boonei 6A8 genome has a window encoding:
- a CDS encoding pyridoxal phosphate-dependent aminotransferase: protein MAADFPKPVIHGGTGKRERENTGNNLLDFSASLNPLPPEFTWSCASADLAIYPDNEYHRLKECIARIFHRDRDEICVGNGSIELIRVFCSVVLSDRKTYYAGMPTFGEYDLSARLAGAVPATSEKTADVTFACNPNNPTGDLSTRSDMLKCSRTAALHRGILFADEAFIELADPAQSVVRDAGESLFVLRSLTKSFAVPGIRFGYGFGDPDLIARIETTRPPWSVNAYAEAFALAAFDHLKDLEKSRAYIGKEREFLEMKIRDLGLQCHPSQVNYILVDCTRDAGPLCSELANRGILVRDCSSFGLPKSIRVAVRTHEENAQLMEALAACVR from the coding sequence ATGGCTGCTGATTTTCCAAAGCCGGTGATTCACGGAGGAACCGGAAAGAGGGAGCGTGAAAATACCGGGAATAACCTGTTGGATTTCAGCGCGAGCCTCAACCCCCTGCCGCCGGAGTTCACCTGGTCATGCGCATCTGCGGATCTCGCAATCTACCCGGACAATGAATACCACCGGCTCAAGGAGTGCATCGCCAGAATATTTCACCGGGACAGGGATGAGATCTGTGTGGGGAACGGATCCATCGAACTTATCCGGGTCTTCTGTTCGGTTGTGCTCTCGGACAGGAAAACCTACTATGCCGGTATGCCTACATTTGGAGAGTACGATCTCTCTGCCCGCCTGGCCGGTGCAGTTCCTGCCACCAGCGAGAAAACGGCAGATGTAACCTTTGCCTGCAACCCCAACAACCCGACCGGGGATCTCTCCACACGCAGCGATATGCTGAAATGCTCCCGGACCGCGGCATTGCATCGCGGGATCCTTTTTGCCGATGAGGCATTTATCGAGCTGGCAGATCCTGCCCAGTCCGTTGTCCGGGATGCCGGAGAATCGCTCTTTGTCCTGCGGTCACTCACGAAAAGTTTTGCCGTTCCGGGCATCCGGTTCGGGTATGGTTTTGGGGATCCCGACCTGATCGCCAGAATAGAAACTACACGTCCCCCGTGGAGCGTGAATGCGTACGCAGAGGCGTTTGCCCTTGCAGCATTTGACCACCTTAAAGATCTGGAAAAATCCCGGGCATACATTGGAAAGGAGCGGGAATTTCTCGAAATGAAGATCCGGGATCTCGGCCTGCAGTGCCATCCGTCACAGGTAAATTATATCCTGGTGGATTGTACCCGCGATGCGGGTCCGCTCTGTTCAGAGCTTGCAAACCGGGGCATTCTCGTGCGTGACTGCAGTTCGTTTGGCCTGCCAAAAAGCATCCGGGTGGCTGTCCGGACCCATGAAGAGAACGCACAGCTTATGGAGGCACTTGCCGCATGCGTGCGCTGA
- a CDS encoding ornithine cyclodeaminase: MAESQEIELQGHIIDSGIMTQLFDRVMDMGGNFEILTFDVGKKKTDPSYARLKIVAQDKEKLRSILSELHRLGARLPPVQSVHYVPAASNRNAPREFYTTTNHPTQVRLADEWVTVENIEMDFLIVVDPAKKKARCTPLGKIKKGDLVVVGEEGVLVNYPERPRTSSTFEFMHGTVSSERPSETLIAQIAKEILEVHKTGGKIILVGGPAIIHTGADHAVAEMIRKGYINVLFAGNALATHDVECNLYGTSLGMDIKTGKPVMGGHRHHLYAISEIMRAGSLKNAVDQGILTGGIMYECVKHDIPFVLAGSIRDDGPLPDVIQDTMAAQDEMRKYIPGCKMVLMVATLLHSIAVGNCLPSSVKTVCVDINPASVTKLMDRGTTQAIGIVSDAGTFFPLLAEQIEKQSKGKK; encoded by the coding sequence ATGGCGGAGTCGCAGGAGATCGAGCTGCAGGGTCATATCATTGATTCCGGTATTATGACCCAGCTCTTTGACCGGGTCATGGACATGGGGGGAAATTTCGAGATCCTCACCTTTGACGTCGGGAAAAAGAAGACCGATCCCAGTTATGCCCGCCTTAAGATCGTTGCACAGGACAAGGAGAAACTGCGTTCCATCCTTTCGGAACTTCATCGCCTCGGTGCACGCCTCCCCCCGGTGCAGTCCGTCCATTATGTTCCTGCCGCCAGCAACCGGAACGCTCCCCGGGAATTTTACACAACCACCAACCATCCCACCCAGGTCAGGCTGGCTGACGAATGGGTGACGGTTGAAAACATTGAGATGGACTTTCTGATCGTGGTCGATCCGGCAAAGAAGAAAGCCCGGTGCACGCCCCTTGGGAAGATCAAAAAAGGCGATCTCGTGGTAGTCGGGGAAGAAGGAGTTCTGGTAAATTACCCCGAGCGGCCCCGGACAAGCAGTACGTTTGAGTTTATGCATGGCACGGTCTCCTCCGAGCGCCCCAGCGAGACCCTGATCGCCCAGATTGCAAAAGAGATCCTCGAAGTCCACAAAACCGGGGGGAAAATCATCCTCGTGGGAGGGCCTGCCATTATCCATACCGGCGCTGATCATGCAGTAGCGGAGATGATCCGGAAAGGCTACATCAATGTCCTCTTTGCGGGAAATGCCCTTGCCACGCACGATGTCGAGTGCAATCTCTATGGGACGTCCCTTGGTATGGATATAAAAACCGGGAAACCGGTGATGGGGGGACACCGGCACCATCTCTACGCTATCAGTGAGATCATGCGGGCCGGCTCGTTAAAAAATGCAGTGGACCAGGGCATCCTTACAGGAGGTATCATGTACGAGTGCGTAAAGCACGACATCCCCTTTGTCCTAGCCGGCTCCATACGGGACGACGGCCCCCTGCCCGATGTGATCCAGGACACGATGGCAGCGCAGGACGAGATGCGCAAGTACATTCCCGGCTGCAAGATGGTCCTGATGGTAGCAACCCTCCTGCACTCGATCGCGGTAGGAAACTGTCTGCCCTCCAGCGTGAAGACGGTCTGCGTGGATATCAACCCCGCCTCTGTCACCAAACTCATGGACCGCGGCACAACGCAGGCTATCGGTATTGTCTCTGATGCCGGCACCTTCTTCCCCCTTCTTGCCGAACAGATCGAGAAGCAGAGCAAAGGGAAAAAATAA
- a CDS encoding NTP transferase domain-containing protein — MRALIMAGGAGSRLNLGEKPLILINNQPMIRYIIDAFCGAGCGVIVATSGKTPMTRNWCRAQRIDLYDARGADYITDMVEAVRALEEKRPLFVCAADIPCIDTEIITTVSEAYSASGKDACSTWVPARTVTSCRGGITYRSMIRDTEACPAGLNILRGDRIAETQDELQLVLDDPRIAINVNARSDILAAEAFLRKRQGTA, encoded by the coding sequence ATGCGTGCGCTGATCATGGCCGGGGGGGCCGGAAGCCGCCTCAATCTCGGTGAAAAACCCCTTATCCTCATCAACAACCAGCCAATGATCCGGTACATTATCGATGCATTTTGTGGCGCCGGGTGCGGGGTTATTGTCGCTACGTCCGGAAAAACACCCATGACACGGAACTGGTGCCGGGCGCAGAGGATCGATTTGTACGATGCAAGAGGCGCAGACTACATCACAGATATGGTTGAGGCAGTCCGGGCACTGGAAGAAAAGCGGCCGCTGTTTGTGTGTGCTGCCGATATTCCCTGTATCGATACCGAAATAATTACTACGGTCTCGGAGGCATACTCTGCTTCGGGAAAAGATGCCTGCTCTACATGGGTCCCGGCACGAACAGTCACCTCTTGCAGGGGAGGGATCACCTACAGGTCAATGATCCGGGATACCGAAGCATGTCCAGCCGGACTCAACATCCTGCGGGGCGATCGTATCGCGGAAACCCAGGACGAACTCCAGCTTGTACTCGATGACCCGCGGATTGCCATCAATGTCAATGCCCGCTCTGACATTCTTGCTGCAGAAGCATTTCTCCGGAAGCGACAGGGTACAGCGTGA
- the hypE gene encoding hydrogenase expression/formation protein HypE — MKVNLMHGAGGEVMGELLQTLTKFSHNNAGGIGLESLDDGAVIPINGTNIVFTTDSHVVRPLFFPGGDIGRISVCGTVNDLTMMGGRPVALSCGMVIEEGFDVADLARIVASMDEALGEAGACLVTGDTKVVERGSLDGIVINTAGIGVAKTVVRDNGLVPGDVIIVSGTLGDHGIAIMAHREGFDLGEQIHSDVAPLWGMMEGVLAAGTIHAMKDPTRGGFASAINEMAKKSRVQVRIEEDRIPLRRSVKSAAGMLGIDPLEVANEGKVVMGVPAADADAILAALHSHKYGKDAAVVGRVVAGSHVIMETAIGGERFIEPPMGDPVPRVC, encoded by the coding sequence ATGAAGGTCAACCTGATGCACGGTGCCGGGGGAGAAGTAATGGGCGAACTCCTGCAGACGCTCACAAAATTCTCCCACAACAATGCCGGCGGGATCGGATTAGAGTCCCTTGACGACGGGGCCGTAATTCCGATCAACGGTACAAACATTGTTTTTACTACGGACTCCCACGTGGTCCGCCCGCTCTTTTTCCCGGGCGGGGACATCGGGAGGATATCGGTCTGCGGTACCGTGAACGATCTTACCATGATGGGGGGCCGGCCGGTGGCACTCTCGTGCGGGATGGTGATCGAAGAGGGTTTCGATGTGGCCGATCTCGCCCGGATCGTTGCTTCGATGGACGAGGCGCTGGGGGAAGCCGGGGCATGCCTTGTAACCGGCGACACAAAAGTGGTTGAACGGGGATCGCTTGACGGGATTGTTATTAACACCGCAGGGATTGGTGTTGCAAAGACCGTTGTACGGGACAACGGACTTGTCCCGGGTGATGTGATCATCGTTTCGGGGACGCTGGGCGATCATGGGATCGCGATCATGGCCCACCGTGAGGGCTTCGATCTTGGCGAGCAGATCCATTCCGATGTTGCCCCGCTGTGGGGAATGATGGAGGGGGTTCTTGCCGCCGGCACCATCCACGCGATGAAGGATCCGACACGGGGCGGGTTTGCCAGTGCCATCAACGAGATGGCCAAAAAGAGCCGGGTTCAGGTAAGGATCGAAGAGGACCGCATCCCGCTGCGCCGGAGCGTGAAGAGTGCGGCAGGGATGCTCGGGATCGATCCGCTCGAAGTGGCAAACGAAGGAAAGGTCGTAATGGGAGTGCCGGCAGCCGATGCAGATGCGATCCTCGCCGCACTGCACTCACACAAATACGGCAAAGATGCAGCAGTTGTCGGCAGGGTGGTTGCCGGGTCCCACGTGATCATGGAGACGGCGATTGGCGGCGAGCGGTTCATCGAGCCGCCCATGGGCGATCCGGTGCCCCGGGTCTGCTGA
- a CDS encoding triphosphoribosyl-dephospho-CoA synthase translates to MTSHLLTPAERAQLAMMLEVCAFPKPGNVDRCHDYPDTRLEHFLASVILARPALEEAASGRGRIGEIIGHAVRQTNVHSGGNTHFGAFLLLVPLLYGGDIAGGNAAVTRTDISDAVAFYKAFALTRVRMNDTDELDVNDPRALDELRERNMSLLDVMQHSAPHDMVAREWINGFALTRRGADILRQIGPGREAIVEMFLTLLATEPDTFIIKKHGRSVAEQTMENARQVLDKKKVLETFDAECIKAGINPGSIADITIAAIFIALGEGWEWDS, encoded by the coding sequence ATGACGTCCCATCTCCTGACTCCCGCTGAACGTGCGCAGCTTGCCATGATGCTTGAGGTCTGCGCGTTCCCCAAACCCGGTAACGTGGACCGGTGCCACGATTACCCCGATACCCGGCTCGAACATTTTCTTGCATCTGTGATTCTCGCCCGCCCGGCGCTTGAAGAAGCCGCGTCCGGCAGGGGACGGATTGGCGAGATCATTGGTCATGCGGTCCGGCAGACCAATGTCCATTCGGGGGGAAACACGCATTTTGGGGCGTTCCTCCTCCTTGTCCCTCTCCTGTACGGTGGCGATATCGCGGGGGGAAATGCAGCTGTCACCAGGACCGATATCTCTGATGCCGTGGCGTTCTACAAGGCCTTTGCCCTTACCCGGGTCCGGATGAACGATACGGATGAGCTCGATGTAAATGATCCGCGGGCCCTTGACGAGCTCCGTGAGCGTAATATGTCCCTGCTCGATGTGATGCAGCACTCTGCGCCCCACGACATGGTGGCCCGGGAGTGGATCAACGGCTTTGCCCTTACCCGGCGCGGGGCCGACATCCTCCGCCAGATAGGGCCGGGCCGGGAAGCAATTGTCGAGATGTTCTTAACTCTCCTTGCCACCGAGCCGGACACGTTTATCATCAAGAAGCACGGCCGGTCAGTTGCGGAGCAGACTATGGAGAATGCCCGGCAGGTGCTGGACAAAAAAAAAGTGCTCGAAACCTTTGATGCCGAATGTATTAAAGCCGGCATCAACCCGGGTTCGATTGCCGATATCACGATTGCGGCGATCTTTATTGCCCTTGGCGAGGGATGGGAATGGGACTCTTGA
- a CDS encoding HypC/HybG/HupF family hydrogenase formation chaperone encodes MCVAVPAEVLEIKDGNIGVVDYGDLKQEVRLDLVDVKVGEFVLVHVGFAIQRLSREDGLETREIFKQVYAALEE; translated from the coding sequence ATGTGCGTTGCAGTTCCTGCCGAAGTGCTTGAGATAAAAGACGGGAATATCGGGGTTGTGGATTACGGCGACCTTAAACAGGAAGTCCGACTCGATCTCGTTGACGTAAAAGTCGGGGAGTTCGTGCTCGTGCATGTGGGTTTTGCGATCCAGCGTCTCTCCCGAGAGGATGGTCTTGAGACCCGAGAGATCTTCAAGCAGGTGTATGCCGCACTGGAGGAGTGA
- a CDS encoding archaeosine biosynthesis radical SAM protein RaSEA: protein MISEAPRKPLACWRGKERYNRGTVECLTIIFESGGCSWARCRMCSYRFEKYRARSCEELHAHLHSQLAWVRSEFSLDDFSMIKIFTSGSFFDPNEVPPAFLDEIGVVFRGKIVIAETRPEYIARDTLERLVAALDNGTHRVPLYCAIGLETTSDTIREKCINKGFSSADFFSAASAAHAAGAGVKAYLLFKPLFLTEAEAAADMRSSFADLAGRVEMVSMNPCTVQKRTELELYWKQGAYRPPYLWSVLSLLKDAPMEVTCDPLGGGQKRGPHNCGTCDYEIVRGIRDYSMSGDRDLIGALLETDCACKNEWEYVLTREQPYCMPLTR, encoded by the coding sequence ATGATTTCTGAAGCCCCAAGAAAGCCCCTCGCGTGCTGGCGGGGAAAGGAGCGGTACAACAGGGGCACCGTTGAGTGCCTGACCATCATCTTTGAATCGGGTGGCTGTTCCTGGGCCCGGTGCCGGATGTGCAGTTACCGGTTCGAGAAGTACCGTGCCCGGTCCTGTGAAGAGTTGCATGCCCACCTGCATTCCCAGCTTGCCTGGGTGCGTTCGGAGTTTTCCCTTGATGATTTTTCAATGATCAAGATCTTTACCTCGGGGAGTTTTTTTGACCCAAACGAGGTCCCACCCGCATTCCTTGATGAGATCGGGGTGGTATTCCGGGGAAAAATTGTGATCGCGGAGACCCGGCCCGAGTACATAGCCCGGGATACCCTTGAACGGTTGGTCGCAGCACTCGACAACGGAACCCACCGGGTCCCCCTCTACTGTGCGATCGGCCTTGAAACAACCAGTGATACGATCCGGGAGAAGTGCATCAACAAGGGATTTTCCTCTGCAGATTTCTTTTCTGCTGCATCGGCGGCTCATGCCGCAGGAGCCGGGGTAAAAGCCTATCTTCTCTTCAAACCGCTCTTTTTAACTGAGGCAGAAGCCGCAGCCGACATGCGATCCTCGTTTGCCGATCTTGCCGGAAGAGTGGAGATGGTCTCCATGAATCCCTGTACCGTGCAGAAAAGGACCGAGCTTGAATTGTACTGGAAGCAGGGTGCATACCGTCCTCCCTATCTCTGGAGCGTCCTGTCCCTCTTAAAAGATGCCCCCATGGAAGTTACCTGCGATCCGCTCGGTGGCGGGCAGAAACGGGGGCCGCATAATTGCGGGACGTGCGATTACGAGATTGTCCGCGGCATCCGTGATTACTCCATGAGCGGTGATCGCGACCTCATCGGGGCTCTCCTGGAAACGGACTGCGCCTGCAAAAACGAGTGGGAGTACGTGCTTACCCGCGAGCAGCCGTACTGTATGCCGCTGACGCGGTAA
- a CDS encoding DUF447 domain-containing protein: MGLLKSGINEVIATTAFNAAPIGIHVRDGSTTMLLFSGTHTVENVVRDGWVVANLIHDPLLYVKTAFDDLPRDAFVEEPVAGKPMYRLADAEAWVAFTAHVEKNTSGTIRVGLTREKEIIESVAVHPVNRGFSNLIDATVHATRYRDNRDPELKKLIDYHISIVRKCGGKKEIEALDLLMQYIGE, translated from the coding sequence ATGGGACTCTTGAAATCCGGCATCAATGAAGTGATCGCGACCACCGCATTCAATGCGGCACCTATCGGGATCCATGTCCGTGACGGGAGCACGACCATGCTCCTCTTCTCCGGCACCCACACTGTAGAGAACGTTGTGCGGGACGGGTGGGTGGTGGCAAACCTCATCCATGATCCGCTGCTGTACGTAAAGACTGCGTTTGATGATCTCCCCCGGGATGCATTTGTGGAAGAGCCGGTGGCAGGAAAACCGATGTACCGGCTTGCAGATGCCGAGGCATGGGTGGCGTTTACTGCACATGTGGAAAAGAATACCTCCGGGACCATCAGGGTCGGGCTCACCCGGGAAAAAGAGATCATCGAGAGCGTTGCGGTCCACCCGGTAAACCGGGGCTTCTCTAACCTTATCGATGCGACCGTGCATGCGACCCGGTACCGGGACAACCGGGACCCGGAGTTAAAAAAGCTGATCGATTATCACATCAGCATCGTGCGCAAATGCGGCGGGAAAAAAGAGATTGAGGCGCTCGACCTGCTGATGCAGTATATCGGAGAATAG
- a CDS encoding hydrogenase maturation nickel metallochaperone HypA/HybF — translation MHEYSIAYDLYVTAKKAAIDNKATQVKRIRVDVGKMAMVNPEQVVFLFDTIKEDDPLFSAAVLDCTEVEPETKCPCGYQGNEIYVCPRCGALPEVVRGREIVVTNIEIEAEDSP, via the coding sequence ATGCACGAGTACAGCATCGCTTACGACCTGTACGTAACCGCAAAGAAAGCAGCGATTGATAATAAGGCAACGCAGGTAAAACGGATACGGGTTGACGTGGGAAAGATGGCCATGGTAAACCCGGAACAGGTGGTCTTTTTGTTCGATACCATAAAAGAGGACGACCCGCTCTTTTCTGCCGCAGTCCTTGACTGCACGGAGGTAGAACCGGAAACGAAGTGCCCCTGCGGTTACCAGGGAAATGAGATCTATGTCTGCCCCCGCTGCGGGGCACTGCCTGAAGTGGTACGCGGGAGGGAAATTGTGGTGACCAATATCGAGATCGAGGCGGAGGATTCCCCATGA
- a CDS encoding ribbon-helix-helix domain-containing protein, whose product MMQRITLRLPEQQIGLLQQMVDAGEYPNVSEAVRAAVRDLVEKRAGRVLKDNDQVSFKV is encoded by the coding sequence ATGATGCAACGAATCACCTTACGGTTGCCCGAACAACAGATTGGCCTGCTCCAGCAGATGGTGGATGCAGGCGAGTATCCCAATGTATCTGAAGCAGTCCGGGCTGCAGTCCGTGATCTCGTTGAAAAGCGAGCGGGCCGTGTCTTAAAAGATAATGACCAGGTTTCATTCAAGGTATGA